A stretch of Heteronotia binoei isolate CCM8104 ecotype False Entrance Well unplaced genomic scaffold, APGP_CSIRO_Hbin_v1 ptg000685l, whole genome shotgun sequence DNA encodes these proteins:
- the LOC132590773 gene encoding syntaxin-19-like translates to MKDRLQELKLRAKELQLLEESSNVPRVVSEEQAEFEQAAVIFEREPVTERYLNEIQRLHNDINNLADDVQKFSQQQKSLTASMRRFSILKKECSVTKEIKIQAEHISKCLDDLSKTVKKVEKAHGSLSAVVRVLSSQRAVLFRRFQNIMFLYNDAITAKQEKCKTFIVRQLEVAGKEVSEEEANDMVWQGKWEIFNENLLTEVKITKTQLSEIEQRHKELINLENQVKDLKDLFIQISLLVEEQGEMINSIEMEVVNTQDYVQTTSEKFRLAAKYRKKNPCRAICCWCFPCCT, encoded by the coding sequence ATGAAAGACCGCCTTCAAGAGCTTAAACTGAGAGCAAAGGAACTACAGTTATTGGAAGAAAGCAGCAATGTTCCTAGGGTTGTGTCAGAGGAACAAGCAGAGTTTGAACAAGCAGCTGTTATTTTTGAAAGGGAGCCTGTAACAGAAAGGTATCTAAATGAAATCCAAAGACTTCATAATGATATCAACAAtttggcagatgatgttcaaaaGTTTAGTCAGCAACAAAAGAGCCTAACAGCTTCCATGAGAAGATTCAGCATTCTTAAAAAGGAATGTAGTGTTACAAAAGAGATAAAAATTCAAGCAGAGCACATTAGCAAGTGCTTGGATGACTTATCAAAAACTGTAAAAAAGGTAGAAAAAGCACACGGTTCTTTATCTGCTGTTGTGAGGGTCCTTAGCTCTCAGCGAGCTGTCCTATTCCGTCGTTTCCAAAATATCATGTTTCTGTACAATGATGCTATAACAGCCAAGCAAGAAAAATGCAAGACCTTTATCGTGCGTCAGCTTGAGGTGGCTGGAAAGGAGGTCTCCGAGGAAGAAGCTAATGATATGGTTTGGCAAGGAAAATGGGAAATTTTCAATGAAAACTTGCTTACCGAAGTTAAGATCACTAAAACTCAGTTATCTGAGATTGAACAGAGACACAAAGAACTGATCAATCTTGAGAACCAGGTGAAAGATTTAAAGGACTTATTCATCCAAATCTCACTGTTGGTAGAAGAACAAGGAGAAATGATCAACAGCATTGAAATGGAAGTAGTTAATACTCAAGACTATGTTCAGACAACAAGTGAGAAATTCAGACTAGCTGCCAAGTATCGAAAGAAAAATCCTTGTAGAGCAATATGCTGTTGGTGCTTCCCCTGCTGTACATAA